From Pelodiscus sinensis isolate JC-2024 chromosome 23, ASM4963464v1, whole genome shotgun sequence:
GCCCAACGGCACAAGCCGCTGCCTGCCGGCGGCAGCGATCCACAAAATGGCCGCCCGGCTCGCCCACGACGCGGCTTCCAGAGGCGACAAAATGGCGTCCGGGAGGGCGGCGGGAGCCAGCGCAGCCCGGCCGAACACGGCCTCTCGCTCCCCCCGGGCTCGGCCTCAGGGCGTTTTCTGCGGGCTCCGCCGCGTCTGCCGCAGGGACCCGCCCCACAGCCCGTCCTGGGGACGCGCAATTGCCGGGCCGGCCGCGGCCCTCCCCGCAGTCCCGCGCCTGGCCGCGGAGCCCCCGCGCCAGCTCGCTCCCCCCGTGCGGTCGAGTCACACACGCTCCCTTCGCTCGCTCCGCGGGCCGGCCGCCGCAGGAGAGCGCGCAGCCCCGCAGGCGCAGGTTGCTCAGACGCCCCGTTTCCGTGGCATTGGggggaggatttttttaaattacaaaaccAAAAAAGCACCGGAACGAGACCCAGCGGAAGCCGCGAGCGCTCCGGCCGCTCAGTGCAGCGCCCCCGGCACGAGCCCGGCCTGGGGCGGGAGCTGGTTTTAGAGAGCGGCTGAACAGCAGCCGAGCCAGGCCCCGGGTGACGCGCGCACGTGGCGGTGCACGGAGCGCGCTCTGCCCCCGCAGCTTGGCGGCTCATTCCAGAAGTTTCTAACGCGGAAACGCTGCAGATGCGAAGCCCGatcccggcgcgggggggggcacagcccagCCTTGCCGCAGACGAGAGCGGGCGTGGCTGGTGCTCGTAGCGCTGGCGGCCGAGGCAGGAGGCGGGCCCCTTTCTACGCATGCGCACAAGGCAACCCCCGCGTCGAAGCGTTTGCGCAGCTGATGCGCCCTCCGCCCGTGGAGCTGCCTCCAGCtgctcgccccgccccgcccccgcccccgcccgaaCCTGGGGGGTTGCAAATGGCAagagttttaaaatgaaaagcgGAGTCGCCTCCGGCTGCAGATGAGCGAGGCGGCGGGTCCCGGGCAGGCCGGCGGGCGGGGTGCGAGCTGCTTTTCCTCGGCCTCCAGGGCTGAGACCTGCCCGTGCTCAGTCGCTGGGGGAGCGGGAAACGCCCTAATCGGGGATTTATTTTTCAGAGCTGGTTTAAAAAGCGTCTTGCAACGGCCGTTTTTATACCATGTGGCTTTAAAACTCCCCGGTGAGGAACTCTGGGGCTGTAGCTTGTCTAAAACTGGCCTAGATTGAACAAAGCTCTTAGAGTAGCGACTAACAGCTGCTCCACTTCACGGTGCTAGTTTTTAGTGTGGTCTCTGGCAGGATCTCAGAGTACAGGGATTCATGAATTAAGCTTTACAGCCCTCCCAGGCAGGTGGGTAAGTATTATCTATGCCCCAATGAAACAGGGAAGTGCTTCCTCAAAACAAATAGCAAGTTCATGGCCGCTCTATTTCATAGCAAGATCGGGGTCATGGGATTTATTTGTCAAGAGGGAGTCTTTCATGTTGGTGATGTGAGTTGGGGGGGGAACATAACCTAAATCTGTTTTTGAATGAGGCATATCACTGTATCTCTGTATCCTGGAAAGTTATTTCTCAGTTCAATACAATGATATCTCTTCTTAAGCAAAGATGTTTGTCTCCTTGTAGATAAACATTCATACTTAACTTTTGTATTCCAAACATTATTTCTTTATTGTGCCATACTGGCTTGTGTCTTACCACAATTTTGCATTCAACCATGCTGCAAGTCCTAATGTGAATCTGTGCATCTACTGAATTCCCTTCCCTGCTAGACAGAAACTACCTAATGTAATCTTTCTGGTTTGGCTACACTGTTCTGCAATTTGCTGTCAGTGATTTCTTTCACCTGCTCCCATAGTAGATTGATGCATCAGAATATTGACTGCTAAAGTGAGATCTTTTGCACTTTCTGGGAGTGGGGGATATGGCATTGTTTATATATCTTCCATTCCATGGATGGTAATGTCGCTGGCAAGTATTGTAAACACAAGGTGATCTTGAGAGGGTACAGAAACTGAAATAAGTCTTTGGTTAATATGACTAATGCGATCTGCTCTAATTGTGTAAATATACTTTTCCCAAGGGCCACAGGAACTCACAGAATATTTATTGTTGGCTCTGCCTGGCTATAATGCCCGCTGTCCATCCTACAAAAGGCTGCCTTTTCCTGCTGGTTACTGTTTAAGCAAACTACCAGCATGTGAGATTGTTTGGAGTTTAAAAGGGACGCACTTCCTTAGTTAATTTCATGGCCATTTAAAGAGAAGTAGTAAGGAATGAGCCTGTGGATTAGTAATTCCCACTTtcttttccaaaacatttttccAAGTGTACAGTTGTGCGCACACAGCAGCGTGTATATGTGTTTGTTTTACTGTAGATGCTACCACCAAAAAAATTCTTTGGATTCTCACAGCACTTAGATGCCCTTTTTGTGGACTGGGCCCCAACCATGCCAGGAGCTATATAAATACTGAACAAAAAAGTGTTCCCTGCCACCAGAAAATGTATAGTCTAAGTTAGCAATGAGCCATATTTATTTTCTGATCATCAGTAAAATTAAGGTTCTGACCCTGCTATTTGATCCTTATGGAAGGACCTAATTTACATGCATGGAATCCCATTGATGCtgttggggccaggagcacatCTGAGAGGCAGGTCTAAGGTCAAACATTATGCCAGGATGTTAATTTATTTCAGCTGAAACTTTTCCTGCCCTACCATGTTTTTAAAAGATGCTCATCTCTTAACATCACAAATCTTGTGTTACCAGGTATGGAAACTTACAAACCATAGCAATAGTATGCAGGCTCACTGTGTCTGCTGTAACTGGTTCAAAATATTAATCTTACGAATGAATTTTTTGGTTTGCTTAAACAAGGGTCACTCCCAATTTTAAAGGGGAAGCTGCTACATTTTTGTGTTTGTAGACTGAAGTAGCTTTTTGGCCTAAAATCTGACTTCTTATAACTTGAAAGAAGAAAATTATTAGAATtctattattaatttttttaaaccacctatataagaatggccaaactgggtcagtgtccaaggccagatgccccagagggaataaatagaataggcaatcatcaagtgatctatctgCTGTCACTgattcccagattctgacaaacTGAGGTTAGGGATGctattcctacctatcctggctaaaagccattgacgctcttcacagtcttctttggacttaactatcttgagcagttacgtatcatctgcaaattttgctacctcactatttacccctttctccagatcatttatgaatgttgaCTAGGAtgagtcccaggacagacccaggGGATTACCACTAGGCACCTTTCTCTAGTCTGAAAACTGCTCATTTATTCTTactctgtttcctgtctttcaatgagttatcagtccatgacaggacctttcctcttatcccatgacagtttattttacttaagagtctttgttgagggaccttatcaaagacttcaaggaaatctaagtacactttaTCCACTGGATTCCCATCATCCATGCacttgttgatcccctcaaagaattctaatagattggtgaggcatggtttccctttacagaaaccgtaTTGACTTCACCAACAAAGtatgtttatctatgtgtctggCAATTCTGCTattcactatggctacatctacgctgcaggcttcttgagcaacaagccttttgtgcaagagtttttgcacaaaaagtcttgcgcaaaagcacgtccacaacTTGAAGCGTAGCACAAAAatgatgtacttttgcgcaagagagcgtccacgctgcatggatgctcttgcgcaagaaagctctgatggccattcacagaatggccagcagagcacctgtgcttttttccatagggggtttcttgcgcaagaaacccctctggagtgtccacacttgcctttttgtgcaatagctgtagcgcaaaagggggttatgcctcatagaaggaggtttacctataccagcaaaagccctcttgttctgccattttacagccatttttgtgcaaaaaccttgcagtgtagacgtagcctataattTTAACCAATTTGCTCAGTACTGAAGTTACACTTACTAGCCtaacttctagagcccttttaaaaattggcatcgcattagctatcctccagtcatttggtacagaagatgatttaaagcagcttttcttaaactttttaagaccgaggaacaccaaacaataattttaacAGCGAGGAACACCAAGGTgttgagcttcccccccccccccaaataggtcgggggaagttattgaggagaaaaaaagtcgcctgcccctttaagggtggtcattttgaattctgttattcTCCAGGGCACATCTTCGACTGcctcagaacacagtttaagaaacactgatttaaaggataggttgcaaACTTGTCCTTTAATTCATAACTATCCTTTTGTTTCAGTCTGCATCCACAGTATTGCTGTGAACAACAATAAATGTAAGAGGAAAGAatatacttttattttaaaatctcccACTGGATTGTGCTTGTTTTGCCTGTGCAGCAGTTAATTTATAACTGCAGTTGTCAGTGTTGTGCCACATGAAACAAATATGTAAGCTTTCAAGGATTACAAATGGAGGGTCCTCTAACATTCCAACATAGATACCAGTTCAGCATTGTAATTGAGCACAAGGTTAATTTAAAATAGGTATCCTATGACTtcttcagtgggactgctcacATACTTGCATATTTTGCTGAATCAGAATTATGTGTATAAATGTATATGTATAAAAAGTACAGTATTGCTACTTTCAGGATGAGGGTTTGCAGGTGTAGTGTACAAGCCTACCTCCCAGTACATAAGTATACCTACACTAGCAAAGCGctccctgtgtagacataccaatacATAGAGTAGCAGTATTTTGTGTATCATCCACATTTCTGATCAAGTGTTGGCATAGTATGTATTTTGTGTTAAGGTGACCTGCAAAATACTTGAAAAAAGGGACTTACCCCTTTATTCTCTTTATGATGTCTGGAGAATGCCCAGCATGAttgatttttaaagatttttgtttttctgcttacCTTTTTAACCTTTTGAAATCTTAGATATCAACTTTTACTTTGCTTGATGGATGGATGTTGTTGCAGGTTCTTGCAGCTTATTTGAAGCTGGGAGAATATGAAATATTagacaaaagcttactttcttcacATCGTTAACTAGTGGGGTTAAAACAAATTAAGAGTTTTAAACAGTTATGCTAAGGCCTTGTCTCAGTTGTGGGGAATATTCTGGTTAGTTTTTAATGATCAGCTAGCAATGTAGTAGCACAAATCTCAGGCAGACAAAGGTGCTATTTGCACTGGTGAGGTTAAACTCTGCTTAAAACAAGAGTCTCTACTAAGTTAGTCACTTTACCTATTTATAGTAGGTGTTTACAGGCAATCAGTTGCTGAAATCACAAGTGCAGGCAAGACCTGAAATATCCCTTCCCCTCCGTATTGCTGAATTTTTGCCAGGTTGACTCTGTTGATCCTACTGGAGTTTGGGAAGTGGACAGGCATAAGCccacccacatctaaaggactTCCTCCCAGCCTGTGGGGAGGATCCACAGAACCAAAAACACCAAGTAATTATGAGTAACAAATTAAGAAAAAGAGGGACAGGTGTGGAGGTCATGTTGACTACGTTGATGTTAGAGgtaagcatgtctacactggggagttattttga
This genomic window contains:
- the LOC142819388 gene encoding uncharacterized protein LOC142819388, with the translated sequence MRRKGPASCLGRQRYEHQPRPLSSAARLGCAPPRAGIGLRICSVSALETSGMSRQAAGAERAPCTATCARHPGPGSAAVQPLSKTSSRPRPGSCRGRCTERPERSRLPLGLVPVLFWFCNLKKSSPQCHGNGASEQPAPAGLRALLRRPARGASEGSVCDSTARGERAGAGAPRPGAGLRGGPRPARQLRVPRTGCGAGPCGRRGGARRKRPEAEPGGSERPCSAGLRWLPPPSRTPFCRLWKPRRGRAGRPFCGSLPPAGSGLCRWAAVARRDPRGGSRGPPARCLVRPPPAGRVSPRPLGAAV